Proteins from a genomic interval of Scomber scombrus chromosome 11, fScoSco1.1, whole genome shotgun sequence:
- the LOC133991114 gene encoding tripartite motif-containing protein 16-like, whose amino-acid sequence MAQHGAQLDRENFSCSICLDLLKDPVTIPCGHSYCMSCINNFWDEEDKKEIYSCPQCRQTFTPRPVLVKSTMLAVVVEQLKKTGLQAAADLCYAGPEDVACDVCTGRKLKALKSCRQCLASYCEKHLQPHYESPTFKKHKLVDPSKKLQENICSRHDEVMKMFCRTDQQVICYLCPVEDHKGHDTVSAAVERTEKQRELEVSRLNIQQRIQDREKDVKLLQQEVEAVSLSADKTVEDSEKIFTELICLLQKRSSDVKQQIRSQQETEVTRVKELQEQLQQEITELKRKDAELKQLSHTEDHNQFLHNYPSVSQLSESTDSSSINIRPLSYFEDVTAAVSELRDKLQDILKEEWTNISLTVTEVDVLLSDSKTEPKTRAGFLKYSCVITLDPNTAYTSVLLHEGNRKAEVMAQQQSYSDHPERFTNHNQVLSRESLTGRCYWEVKWRGSRIRVAVAYKNISRAGAAYERLFGNNDKSWALRCATDSYEFWFKNIKTPVSGPRSKIFGVYLDHRAGILSFYSVSETMTLLHRVQTTFTQPLYAGVWLNSAGDTAEFCELK is encoded by the coding sequence atggcgcagcaCGGAGCTCAGCTAGACCGAGAAAACTTTTCTTGttcgatctgtctggatctactgaaggatccggtgactattccctgtggacacagctattGCATGAGCTGTATTAACAACTTCTGGGATGAAGAGGATAAGAAGGAAATCTACAGCTgtcctcagtgcagacagacatTCACACCAAGGCCTGTCCTGGTAAAAAGCACCATGTTAGCAGTtgtagtggagcagctgaagaagactggactccaagctgctgctgatctctgctatgctggacctgaagatgtggcctgtgatgtctgcactgggaggaaacTGAAAGCCCTTAAATCCTGTCGGCAGTGTCTGGCTTCTTACTGTGAGAAACACCTCCAGCCTCATTATGAATcacctacatttaaaaaacacaagttggTCGACCCCtccaagaagctccaggagaacatctgctctcgtcatgatgaggtgatgaagatgttctgccGTACTGATCAGCAGgttatctgttatctctgccctgtggaggatcataaaggccacgacacagtttCAGCTGCGGTAGAAAGGACTGAGaagcagagagagctcgaggtgagtcgactaaacatccagcagagaatccaggacagagagaaagatgtgaagctgcttcaacaggaggtggaggccgtcagtctctctgctgataaaacggtggaggacagtgagaagatcttcactgagctgatctgtctcctccagaaaagaagctctgatgtgaagcagcagatcagatcccagcaggaaactgaagtgactcgagtcaaagagcttcaggaacagctgcagcaggagatcactgagctgaagaggaaagacgctgaactgaagcagctctcacacacagaggatcacaaccagtttctacacaactacccctcagtgtcacaactcagtgaatctacagactcatccagcatcaatatccgtcctctgagctactttgaggatgtgacagcagctgtgtcagagctcagagataaactacaggacatcctgaaggaggaatggacaaacatctcactgacagtgactgaagtggacgttttactgtcaGATTCAAAAAcagagcccaagaccagagctggattcttaaaatattcatgtgtaATCACACTGGATCCAAATACTGCATACACAAGCGTGTTATTACATGAGGGTAACAGAAAAGCAGAAGTAATGGCacaacaacagtcttattctGATCACCCAGAAAGATTCACTAATCATaatcaggtcctgagtagagagagtctgactggacgttgttactgggaggtgaaGTGGAGAGGAAGTAGAATTCgtgtagcagtcgcatacaagaatatcagcagagcaggagccgCATATGAACGTCTATTTGGAAACAATGACAAATCTTGGGCTTTAAGATGTGCCACTGACAGTTATGAATTCTGgttcaaaaatattaaaactccAGTCTCAGGTCCTCGTTCAAAAATattcggagtgtacctggatcacagagcaggtattctgtccttctacagcgtctctgaaaccatgactctcctccacagagtccagaccacattcactcagcctctctatgctggagtTTGGCTTAATTCTGCTGGAGACACAGCTGAGTTTTGTGAACTCAAATAG
- the LOC133991050 gene encoding tripartite motif-containing protein 16-like, with protein MAQQGAQLDQENFSCSICLDLLKDPVTIPCGHSYCMSCINNFWDGEDKKEIYSCPQCSMTFTPRPVLIKNTMSADLMEELKKTGLQAAPADLCYAGPEDVACDVCTGRKLKAFKSCLVCLVSYCEKHLQPDYESPTFIKLKLVDPSAKLQENICSRHDEVMKMFCRTDQQIICYLCSVDEHKGHDTVSAAAEITERQGELEVSRLNVQQRIQDREKDVKLLQQEVEAVSLSADKAVEDSEKIFTELIRLLQKRSSDVKQQIRSQQETEVSRVKDLQAKLQQEITELKRKDAELKQLSHTEDHNQFLHNYPSVSQLSEPTESSSIDICPLRYFEDVTAAVSELRDKLQDILKEEWTNISLTVTEVDVLLSEPEPEPKTRAGFLKYSREITLDPNTAHEKVYLCEGKRRVQRISQQLFYSSHPDRFTGYPQVLSKESLTGRCYWEVIWRAGGVRIAVTYKNIRREGLANESIFGFNNKSWALRYDDKSYEFWFNNISTPVSGPPSSRVGVYLDHREGILSFYSVSETMTLLHRVQTTFTQPLYAGLYILDDGATAEFCKLK; from the coding sequence atggcgcagcaaGGAGCTCAGCTGGACCAAGAAAACTTTTCTTGTTCAATCTgtttggatctactgaaggatccggtgactattccttgtggacacagctactgcatgagctgtattaacaacttctgggatggagaggataaGAAGGaaatctacagctgccctcagtgcagcatgaccttcacaccgaggcctgtcctgataAAAAACACCATGTCAGCAGATTTaatggaggagctgaagaagactggacttcaagctgctcctgctgatctctgctatgctggacctgaagatgtggcctgtgatgtctgcactgggaggaagctgaaagcattcaagtcctgtctggtgtgtctcGTCTCATATTGTGAGAAACACCTCCAACCTGATTATGAATCACCTACATTCATAAAACTCAAGTTGGTCGACCCCTCTgcgaagctccaggagaacatctgctctcgtcatgatgaggtgatgaagatgttctgtcgtactgatcagcagattatctgttatctctgctctgtggatgaacataaaggccacgacacagtctcagctgcagcagaaataaCTGAGAGGCAaggagagctcgaggtgagtcgactaaacgtccagcagagaatccaggacagagagaaagatgtgaagctgcttcaacaggaggtggaggccgtcagtctctctgctgataaagcagtggaggacagtgagaagatcttcactgagctgatccgtctcctccagaaaagaagctctgatgtgaagcaacagatcagatcccagcaggaaactgaagtgagtcgagtcaaagatcTTCAGGCGAAgttgcagcaggagatcactgagctgaagaggaaagacgctgaactgaagcagctctcacacacagaggatcacaaccagtttctacacaactacccctcagtgtcacaactcagtgaacctacagaatCATCCAGCATCGATATctgtcctctgagatactttgaggatgtgacagcagctgtgtcagagctcagagataaactacaggacatcctgaaggaggaatggacaaacatctcactgacagtgactgaagtggacgttttactgtcagaaccagaaccagagcccaagaccagagctggattcttaaaatattcacgtgaaatcactctggatccaaacacagcacacgAAAAGGTGTATTTATGTGAGGGGAAAAGAAGAGTACAACGAATAAGTCAACAACTGTTTTATTCTAGTCACCCAGACAGATTCACTGGATATCCTCAGGTCCTGAGTaaagagagtctgactggacgttgttactgggaggtgatATGGAGAGCAGGAGGAGTCCGGATAGCAGTCACGTACAAGAATATCAGGAGAGAAGGGCTCGCAAATGAAAGCATATTTGGATTCAATAACAAATCTTGGGCTTTAAGATATGACGATAAAAGTTATGAATTCTGGTTCAACAACATCTCaactcccgtctcaggtcctcCTTCTTCCAGAGtaggagtgtacctggatcacagagaaggtattctgtccttctacagcgtctctgaaaccatgactctcctccacagagtccagaccacattcactcagcctctctatgctggactttatATTTTAGATGATGGAGCCACAGCTGAGTTCTGTAAACTCAAATAG
- the LOC133991112 gene encoding tripartite motif-containing protein 16-like codes for MAQQGPQLDRENFSCSICLDLLKDPVTIPCGHSYCMSCIKNFWDEEDKKEIYSCPQCRQTFTPRPVLMKNTMLAALVEQLKKSGLQAAATDFCYAGPEDVACDFCTGKKFKALKSCLVCLVSYCEKHLQPHYESTKFKKHKLVDPSEKLQENICSRHDEVMKMFCRTDQQIICYLCPVDEHKGHDTVSAAAERTERQGELEVSRLNVQQRIQDREKDVKLLQQEVEAVSLSADKAVEDSEKIFTELIHLLQKRSSDVKQQIRSQQETEVSRVKELQEKLQQEITELKRKDAELKQLSHTEDHNQFLQNYPSVSQLSEPTDSSSINIRPLEYFEDVTAAVSQLRDKLQDILKEEWTNISLTVTEVDVLLSDSKSEPKTRAGFLKYSCVITLDPNTAYTSVLLHEGNRKAEVMAQQQSYSDHPERFTNYNQVLSRESLTGRCYWEVKWRGSRIRVAVAYKNIKRAGAAYERLFGNNDKSWALRCATDSYEFWFKNIKTPVSGPRSKRFGVYLDHRAGILSFYSVSETMTLLHRVQTTFTQPLYAGVWLNSAGDTAEVCELK; via the coding sequence atggcgcagcaaGGACCTCAGCTGGACCGAGAAAACTTTTCTTGTTCAATCTGTCTGGAtttactgaaggatccggtgactattccctgtggacacagctactgcatgAGCTGTATTAAAAACTTCTGGGATGAAGAGGATAAGAAGGAAATCTACAGCTgtcctcagtgcagacagaccttcacaccgaggcctgtcctgatgaaaaacaccatgttagcagctttagtggagcagctgaagaagagtggactccaagctgctgctACTGATttctgctatgctggacctgaagatgtggcctgtgatttCTGCACTGGGAAGAAGTTCAAAGCCTTAAAGTCCTGTTTGGTGTGTCTCGTCTCATATTGTGAGAAACACCTCCAGCCTCATTATGAAtcaacaaaatttaaaaaacacaagctggtcgACCCCTcagagaagctccaggagaacatctgctctcgtcatgatgaggtgatgaagatgttctgccgcactgatcagcagattatctgttatctctgccctgtggatgaacataaaggccacgacacagtctcagctgcagcagaaaggactgagaggcaaggagagctcgaggtgagtcgactaaacgtccagcagagaatccaggacagagagaaagatgtgaagctgcttcaacaggaggtggaggccgtcagtctctctgctgataaagcagtggaggacagtgagaagatcttcactgagctgatccatctcctccagaaaagaagctctgatgtgaagcagcagatcagatcccagcaggaaactgaagtgagtcgagtcaaagagcttcaggagaagctgcagcaggagatcactgagctgaagaggaaagatgctgaactgaagcagctctcacacacagaggatcacaaccagtttctacaaaactacccctcagtgtcacaactcagtgaacctacagactcatccagcatcaatatccgtcctctggaatactttgaggatgtgacagcagctgtgtcacagctcagagataaactacaggacatcctgaaggaggaatggacaaacatctcactgacagtgactgaagtCGACGTTTTACTGTCAGATTCTAAATcagagcccaagaccagagctggattcttaaaatattcatgtgtaATCACACTGGATCCAAATACTGCATACACAAGCGTGTTATTACATGAGGGTAACAGAAAAGCAGAAGTAATGGCacaacaacagtcttattctGATCACCCAGAAAGATTCACTAATTATaatcaggtcctgagtagagagagtctgactggacgttgttactgggaggtgaaGTGGAGAGGAAGTAGAATTCgtgtagcagtcgcatacaagaatatcaagAGAGCAGGAGCCGCATATGAACGTCTATTTGGAAACAATGACAAATCTTGGGCTTTAAGATGTGCCACTGACAGTTATGAATTCTGgttcaaaaatattaaaactccTGTCTCAGGTCCTCGTTCAAAAAGattcggagtgtacctggatcacagagcaggtattctgtccttctacagcgtctctgaaaccatgactctcctccacagagtccagaccacattcactcagcctctctatgctggagtTTGGCTTAATTCTGCTGGAGACACAGCTGAGGTTTGTGAACTCAAATAG